Proteins from a genomic interval of Phycisphaerae bacterium:
- the lepB gene encoding signal peptidase I gives MALFLAGSAHFLTGRRMAGLAWHFGTLAALQFGVLVAVMAGDATGGLAILPFLAALALWCVMLTQSYRPVPRIGALGWVVVIVAGVGLNRFWAWNFSNLAQTYRISSASMAPTIVDGDWIFVEKLSLMFGDPERGEIVVFRTDGIPTPTPGTEFVMRIAGLPGDRIRIQPPNLIVNGQVLTTPPVFKKIASSEPPFNGFQLVSPGIPGGAVLSRPTDEIVLGPDEYFVLGDNTPRSRDSRCWGPLPRQNITGRVKAIFWPPSRADQPVNKE, from the coding sequence ATGGCCCTCTTCCTGGCCGGCTCAGCCCACTTTCTGACCGGGCGCCGAATGGCCGGACTGGCATGGCACTTCGGCACCTTGGCGGCTCTGCAGTTCGGCGTTCTTGTGGCGGTTATGGCGGGGGATGCGACCGGTGGTCTTGCCATCCTGCCCTTCCTGGCCGCACTGGCGCTCTGGTGCGTCATGCTCACGCAGTCCTACCGCCCCGTCCCGCGAATCGGCGCGCTCGGCTGGGTCGTCGTGATCGTGGCGGGGGTCGGACTCAACCGCTTCTGGGCGTGGAACTTCAGCAATCTCGCGCAGACCTATCGCATCTCCTCCGCCAGCATGGCGCCGACCATCGTTGATGGCGACTGGATCTTCGTGGAAAAGCTGTCCCTGATGTTCGGCGATCCGGAACGAGGAGAGATCGTCGTGTTCCGCACGGATGGCATACCCACTCCGACCCCAGGAACCGAGTTCGTCATGCGAATCGCCGGCCTGCCCGGTGACCGGATCCGAATCCAGCCGCCGAACCTGATCGTCAACGGCCAGGTCCTCACCACCCCACCGGTCTTCAAGAAGATCGCATCCAGTGAGCCCCCATTCAACGGATTCCAACTCGTTTCACCGGGGATTCCCGGCGGCGCAGTCCTCTCCAGACCCACCGACGAAATCGTCCTCGGCCCGGATGAGTACTTCGTCCTTGGCGACAACACACCAAGAAGCCGCGACAGCCGATGCTGGGGACCGCTCCCGCGGCAGAACATCACCGGCAGAGTAAAGGCGATATTCTGGCCGCCCAGCCGAGCCGACCAGCCGGTCAACAAGGAATAG